Below is a genomic region from Lonsdalea populi.
TGTAGCCGGGGAGACCGGGTCGGGGAAAACGACGCAGCTGCCAAAGATGTGTCTGGAGCTGGGCCGTGGCGTGACAGGTTTGATCGGACATACCCAGCCGCGCCGCCTGGCGGCGCGCACGGTGGCGGATCGTATCGCCGCCGAACTGGACATCCCGCTCGGTGGTACGGTGGGCTATAAGGTTCGTTTTAACGATCAGGTCGGCGACAACACGCTGATCAAACTGATGACGGACGGGATCCTGCTGGCGGAAATTCAACAAGACCGGCTGTTGATGCAGTACGACACCATCATCATCGATGAAGCGCACGAACGCAGTCTCAATATCGACTTTATCCTGGGTTATCTGCGCCAGCTGCTGCCTAAACGGCCCGATCTCAAAGTTATCATTACCTCGGCGACGATCGACCCGCAGCGCTTTTCTCGTCACTTTGACAACGCGCCCATCGTCGAAGTTTCCGGCCGCACCTTTCCGGTGGACGTTCGTTACCGGCCGGTGGTGGAAGAGGCCGAGGACAGCGACCGCGATCAGCTGCAGGCCATTTTCGACGCGGTGGATGAGCTGAGTCACGAAGGACCGGGCGATATTCTGATTTTCCTCAGCGGCGAGCGCGAAATTCGCGATACGGCGGATGCGCTGACGCGACGCGATTTGCCGAACACCGAAATATTGCCGCTGTATGCGCGCCTGTCCCATCAGGAGCAAAACCGCGTTTTTCAGTCACATCACGGCAGACGCATCGTGCTGTCCACCAACGTGGCCGAAACCTCGCTGACGGTGCCCGGCATTCGTTATGTCATTGACCCCGGCACGGCGCGTATCAGCCGTTATAGCTATCGCACCAAAGTGCAGCGCCTGCCGATCGAAGCGATTTCTCAGGCGTCCGCCAACCAGCGTAAAGGCCGCTGCGGACGCGTTGCGGCAGGGGTATGCATCCGCCTTTATTCGGAGCAGGACTTCCTGTCGCGCCCGGCGTTTACCGATCCGGAGATATTGCGCACCAATCTGGCGTCCGTGATTTTGCAGATGACCTCGCTCGGTCTGGGCGATATCGCTGCGTTTCCGTTTGTAGAAGCGCCGGACAGCCGCCATATTCAGGACGGTGTGCGGCTGCTGGAAGAGCTGGGCGCGATCCAGACGGCGGAAAACGGCCATTATCGACTGTCTCCGCTGGGCCGACAGCTGGCGCAACTGCCTATCGACCCCCGATTGGCGCGCATGGTGCTGGAAGCGCAGAAAACGCGCTGCGTGCGCGAAGTGATGATCGTGACCGCCGCGCTGTCGATTCAGGACCCGCGCGAACGGCCGTTGGACAAAAAACAGGCATCGGACGAAAAACATCGCCGTTTCGCCGATAAAGAGTCCGATTTCATGGCCTTCGTCAACCTGTGGAACTACCTGCAGGAGCAGCAGAAAGCGCTGTCGTCGAGCCAGTTCCGTCGCCAGTGCCGCACCGACTTCCTCAACTATTTGCGCGTGCGCGAATGGCAGGATATCTATACCCAGCTGCGTCAGGCGGTGAAAACGCTGGGGCTGCCGGTCAATAGCGAACCCGCGGACTACCGCAGCCTGCACTGCGCGCTGCTGACCGGCCTGCTGTCCCACATCGGTCAGAAAGACGTAGAGAAGCCGGAGTTCAGCGGCGCGCGCAATATGCGCTTCTCCATTTTCCCCGCCTCCGGTCTGTTCAAGAAACCGCCCAAGTGGACGATGGTGGCCGAGCTGGTGGAAACCAGCCGTCTGTGGGGGCGCATCGCCGCGCGGATTGAGCCGGAGTGGGTGGAGCCGCTGGCGCAGCATCTGATCAAGCGCAGCTACAGCGACCCGCACTGGGAAAAAGCCCAGGGCGCGGTGATCGCGCAGGAAAAAGTGACGTTGTACGGTTTGCCTATCGTCGCCGCACGCAAGGTCAACTACGGCGCGATCGACCCGGTGGTGTCCCGCGAGCTGTTTATTCGTCACGCGTTGGTGGAAGGCGACTGGCGAACGCGTCATGCGTTCTTCCGCGCCAACTTGAAATTGATGGCCGAAGTCGAGGATCTGGAAAACAAATCTCGTCGCCGCGACATTTTGGTGGACGATGAAACGCTGTTTGCTTTCTACGATCGGCGGATCCCGCACGATGTGGTGTCCTCCCGGCATTTCGACGCGTGGTGGAAGAAGGCTGAAACGGATAACCCCGACCTGCTCAACTTCGAAAAAACCATGCTGATCAAGGAGGGCGCGGGCAGCATCAGCGCACTGGACTATCCCAACTTCTGGCAGCAGGGCAACCTGAAGCTGCGGCTGAGCTATCAGTTTGAACCGGGCGCCGACGCCGACGGCGTTACCGTGCATATTCCGCTGCCGATCCTCAATCAGGTTCAGGACGAAGGCTTTGAGTGGCAGATCCCCGGCGTTCGTCGCGATCTGGTGATTGCGTTGATCAAGTCGTTGCCAAAGCCGATACGCCGTAGCTTCGTGCCTGCGCCAAACTACGCCGAAGCCTTCCTGGCGCGCGCCAAACCGCTGGAGCGTGGTCTGTTGGATGCGCTGGAGCGTGAACTGCGCCTGATGACCGGCGTCACCATTCCTCGCGAAGAGTGGCATTGGGAGCAGGTGCCTGAGCATTTACAGATAACCTTCCGCGTTATCGATGAAAAAAATCGCCCGTTGCGTGAGGGCAAAAGCCTGAGCGCGCTGAAAGAGCAGCTCAAAGAGAAAGTGCAGGAGACGCTGTCCGCCGTGGCGGACGACGGCATCGAACAGAGCGACTTGCATATCTGGAGCTTCGGCGATCTACCCACTCGATACGAACAGAAACGCGGCGGCTACGCGGTCAAAGCCTATCCTGCGCTGGTGGACGAAAAGAACAGCGTGGCGATCCGGTTATTCGATACGCCGCATCAGCAGCAGGAAACCATGTGGAAAGGGCTGCGTCGGTTGCTGTTACTGAATATTCCATCGCCGATCAAATACCTGCATGAAAAGCTGCCGAACAAGGCGAAGCTGGGGCTGTACTTCAACCCTTACGGCAAAGTGCTGGACCTGATTGACGACTGCATCGCCTGCGGCGTGGACAAACTGATCGCCGAGGCCGGCGGCCCGGTGTGGACCGAAGAGGGGTATCAGCGTCTGCATGATAAAGTCCGCGCGGAGTTGAACGATACGGTGGTCGACATCGCCAGTCAGGTGGAGAAGATCCTCACGGTGGTGTTCGCCATCAATAAACGTCTGAAAGGACGGGTGGATATGGCGATGGCGCTGGGGTTGAGCGATATCAAAAGCCAAATGAGCGGTCTGGTGTTCCGCGGCTTCGTCACGGAAAGCGGCTGGCAGCGACTGCCGGACGTCTTGCGTTACTTGAACGCGATCGAACGGCGGTTGGATAAGCTGGCGCAGGACGTCCACCGCGACCGCGCGCAGATGTTGAAGGTGGAGCAGGTGCGTCAGGCGTGGCAGCAGTGGTTGAACAAGCTGCCGCCGGATCGGCAGGAAGAGGAGGAGGTAAAAGCCATTCGCTGGATGATCGAGGAGCTGCGGGTCAGCTACTTTGCTCAGCAACTGGGCACGCCTTATCCAATCTCCGATAAGCGCGTGCTGCAGGCGATGGCGCAGGTGGCGGAGTAACGGCCGGCTACCGGACGCGGCTAAGCGTTGGGCTGGCTTAGCGTCCGGTTTTTCATGCTCTGATAGGCCGTCTTGACCTCCTCCTCACCGTATTTCAGCTCCAGACGTTTTACCGTGAAATGTCCTTTTGCCATGTTTTGATAATGCCGGGTGAAGAGGGTATTGATGGTCGCGCCGCTGGCGGCGCCGATCACCGGTATGATCTGCGCCGCCATTTTTTGCGTCAGCGTCACGCCAAACCGGGCGGCGACCGCGTCAATCACCTTCGCCAGAATCGACGCCGCGTGGCGTGAACTCACCGTGCGCGTCGAACCTTTCTTGCTGACCAGCGCCATGAGCTCGCGCGACGCATGGCGAGTGATATCGGTCAGAATGGCCCGCGACGCGTAATAACCCGAGTCCGTTGGGTCCAGCGTCTTGTCTCGCCCGCCTAACGCAAAGACTTCCACACAGGCGCCTTTCACGTCTTCATCCGCCAGCGAAAACCCTTCGCTGCGGGCAATATCCGCCACCGCGCGCATCATGATGGCCGTGCTGATGGGCAGTTCCACCAGCAGTCCGGCAATCCCGAAGAATCCTGATACCGCGCCGGACGTGGCGGCGGCGATCCGGTGCAGCCCCTGTGACGGAGCGTGGTGCGGGTTATCCTCCAGCGTATAGAGCGCGGCATCCACCGCTTTATGCAGCGCGGCTCTGACGCTCTGCTGGATTTTGCGTTGCAGGCTCTGCGGTAGCCTCGCGAGGCTCCAGGTCAGCGGTTTTCCAATCACATCGGCAATTTGCAGCGTCAGCGCCGGGGCTTCCAGCAGCCTGACGGCCTGTTGGAGCGCACGCAGATCGTCGGGGTGTTCTATGAGGGTCATGAGCAGCTCGCATAATGGCGGAGGGTGATCTAGGTGTAATAAATGATGCTGAAATATGCAACGTGGAGACGGTTGTTATCTGGCACGACCCAAGCTAGGCTAACCAGCTTTAAATGCAATTTAAATGCATAAATATTCAATCGATACAGGAGTCATTTCATGATAGTCAGAACCTGGCACGGTTGCGTTCCTCTCGAACACGCTGAGGGATTCGCCCGCCATTTACAGCGCACCGGCGTCGATCATGCGCGGAGCGTTCGCGGCAACCGCGGGGTGGAAGTGCAGCGGAGAAGCCAGGGAGCCTATGAGCACTTTTTTCTGGCGACTTACTGGTGCGACCTGCCTGCGATCAAGGTATTCGCAGGCAAAGACTATCCGCTGGCAGTCACTTACCCCGACGACGAACAGTTCGGGCTGATCTCCGATCCTCTGGTGCTTCACCATGAGGTGGAGGCCATCCAGCCCCTGTTGCCGCAGACCTGATCAAGGCGCCGGGCGTTGGGATAGTGCATTCAACGACTGGCGGATGGCCGGGACGGCGACCGCCTGATTATCCGCCCGATCCCGCTCGCTGGCGTCCGGCGCGGAGCTTTGGATCGCCACCAGCGCCCAGCTATCTGCGGTTTTCAGAATCAGCGGCGAGCCGCTGTCGCCGGGCAGGGTATCGCAGCGGTGCGTTAATACCGCCTGATTTTTCCAACCGGTAATGAGGCAATCCTGATGCCGGTAGAGTGTATCGGGATGATCTTCGGGGTATCCGGCCTGCGTCACCTTGCGGTCCTCCTGTTTCAACGCCGATTTCAGATCCTGCGCGGTCCCTTGCCACAGCGGCAGCGGGACGATGCCCGGCGGCGTTTTTTCCAGCCGGATCAGCGCGTAGTCCAGTGGCGCCGCCGAGGGGGGAACGATCCACCCGTCGCCGTCCGCCTTGAGCTGTTTCGCCAACCGTTTGTTGACTATCGCTTCCAGTTTGTGCGTTTCATATTTCCATCCCGATGGCGTGGCGTGAAACCGCAGCGCCACCGGTTTGTCGGCCACGCCGGGCGGCGCCAACACGCAGTGTCCGGCGGTGAGCGCAAGGTGCGCAGAAATCAGCGTTGCGGTGCAGAGATTGCCGCTGGCGGTTTCTACCTGACCAATGGCCTGCCATGGCCACTGCGCGGTATTCGGCACGGTATCGCGGTCATCATGGTTGAAGAACAGAATACGTTGCCGCTGCAGGACGTCTTTCGGCGGGGTCGCGTCGACGCCTGCCGATAACAGGGTGAAAGAACAGAGCAGCCAGGCCGATATGCGCATGAAATAATTCGCCTTTAACAAAAATTTTCTGTTAACAGTATGGTTAAATTCCCTGATTTTGGAAACGACGCACAAAATTCCGTACTGAACGGGGCCACGGTGTTTTGGCGTTGGTCGGCGGGCGATGAGGAAGGCGCTATCGGGGTGTTGAAAACGCTATCGTGTGATCGAAAGTTAAAGAAAAAAAAGCATGATGATCAATGCGCCGAGCAGCAGAAGCGATAATACAATTTCAAAGGAGTAACGACTTAACATCATCCTGCCTCCATGAAATCGACGCCCGTGAGATGGGGTGCCGGACGGTGGATAAACGCGCCATTGACTCAACATGATGAATCCGCTCGCTCAGTCATCTATTTTTTATATCAGACCGTTATTTCAAAATAGATCCCCGCTCGCGCGGGGATTGAGTCAGGGACTGTGGTGTGACCTATGACCTATGACCTATGACTTATGCAGCCGGAGTCGCTACGGCTTTTTTGGCTTTCTTCACGTGTTTTTTAGCGGCCTGAGCTTTCTGTGCAGCCGGTTTTTTCATGTGTTTTTTCTTGGCAGCCTGCGCTTTCTGAGCCGGTGCTACCGCTTTTTTCTTAGCCGCTTTTTTCGTAGCCTGAGCTTTCTGCTCGGTTTCTTTCTTCGCCTGTTTTTTCACGTGTTTTTTGGCGTGGTCGGCTTTGGTCTGAGTGGTGGTGGTGGTAGTCGGTGCGTTTGCAGCAGGCGCGGTGGTGGTGTCAGCAGCAAAAGCTACGGAGGACAGACCCAGTGTTGCGCCAGCGATCATCACTAATACTTTATTCATCATCAATTCCTCATTGTCCGTTTACGTTTCGAGCCACAGTAGTGGGCCGATGTAAGGAGCATAGGGAATGATGCGCTAGCGGTCTGTGAGTGTTTGGTTTCCGCGTGTAACCGTTTGTACACCGTTGGCCGTAAGGCTATCCGCCGCCGCGCTGGTGACGATAGGCCAGCGGAACGTCATTTTAGCGCCGCCCAACGCGCTGGGCTCCGCGCGGATGGTGCCGCCGTAAGCACGGACAATTGCGTGGACGATAGTGAGCCCCATTCCACAGCCGCCACCGCTGTTCTGTATGCCTGCTTCCAGGCGCACGAACGGCTCGAAGATGCTCTCCCGGTCCTGCGGCGCAATGCCGGGGCCGTCATCCTCTATCTGCAGACAGGCGACGCCGCGATCGAGCGTCAGCCCCACGCGAATGCTTTGTTGGCAAAAGCGCAGCGCGTTATTGACCAGATTATTCAGCACACGCTCCATCAAACGCAGGTCCACGTAGCCGAAGTGCTGATGGCGGGGCGCGTTCAGCTCCAGCCTCTTATCGGCATGGACCAGCCGAAAGTCTGCCATCCTCTGCTCCAACCACGCGGGCAGATCGATCTCTTCGAGATGCAACGTCACCTGAGGGCGGTCCAGCCGGGCATAGGTCAGCAGTTCGTCGATAAGAGACTCTAGCTGGCCGATATCCCGATGAATCGCCTCTTGCTCGTCTTCCGGCAGGTTTTCGCTCATCGCGAGACGATAACGCAGGCGCACCAGCGGCGTGCGCAGTTCGTGCGCGATGTTGTCGATGAGCTGTTTTTTACTGGCGATCAGCTGATTGAGGTTATCCGCCATCAGGTTGAATGCCACGCCGAGACGAAACAGGCTGGAGGTATCGTCGAAGTGGGTGCGCTCCTCCAGATGACCGTCACCGAGCCGCTGCGCCGCGGTTTCCAACTGCAACATTGCCTTCCAGTGCGGCCGCATCCACAGGAAGACCGGCAGCGCCAGAGAAAGCCCGATGATGACCAGCATCAGCAGGTTCAGCATCCGCATTTCGTGCAGGAAAAACAGGTAAGGAATCGGGCCGACCGCCAGCACATAGTGGCTGCGGGGGATGCGCTGAATGAAGGTGTATTCGTCGTCCAGCGCGATGATTTCGCCCTGCGTCAGGCGCTGCTGCGCCTTAGTGCCGAGCTTGTATTTGTTCATCGGCTCGATATGCATTTTGAACGACAGATTGAGGTCCAACTGGCTGATGGTCTTGTGCCACTCACGCGGCGGCAGGGTGCGCAATTCGTTGCGGATCAGATAGAGCGAGCTTTTCATCAGGTCGTCCATCGACTGACGTCCCGCACGCTCAGCCGTGACCTTGTAGACCAACCCGACCAGCAGCGTCATGACCAGAAAGCTGGCGAACAACAGGAGAAAGAACTGTATAAACAGTTTTTTCATGGCGCGTGGGTCTCCCAGGCGTTGGGCGCGAACAGATAACCCTTATTGCGGATGGTTTTGATGCGCACCGCTTCCGGCGCCGTGTCGTAAAGTTTTTTGCGCAGGCGGGAGATCGCCACATCAATGCTGCGATCCATGCCGTCGTAGCTGACGCCGCGCAGGTTTTTAAGCAGCGCGTCGCGGTCCATGATTTGTCCTGCATGGGTCGCCAATTGCCACAGCAGGTCGAAATCGGCCGTCGACAGGGGAATATCTTGGCCGGCCAGCAGAACCTGCCGGTTCACCGGATCGATGCATAGCAGGCCGAAGTTCAACGACTTGTGCACCTGTACCGGCGCGTTGGTTTCGCGCGTCGGCTGGGGCGACGTGGCGTACTGCCGAAAATGCAGACGAAGACGCGCCAGCAGCACGGCGGGCGGGGTTGTTTTCAGGATGTAGTCGTCGGCGCCCATTTCCAGGGCGAGGATATGATTCATGTCGCTGTCCAGCGAGGTCAGCAGTACGATGGGACCGGAGAAACAAGGACGCAGCTCCCGGCACAGCGTCATGCCGTCTTTGCCCGGTAGCATGATATCCAATAAGACCAGATCGGGTTTCTTTTGCGCGATAATCGCCAATGCGGTGTCGCCGCGCGGCTCGATATGCACATCGATATCGTGTTTGCCCAGATAGGCGGCGATCAGTTTTCCCACTTCGGGATCGTCTTCAGCAAAAACAATCTTATACATACCTGCGAACTCTTTTTTTGTTATTCGGATACAGCATAACGCGTGTCACTTTTTG
It encodes:
- a CDS encoding trypsin-like serine peptidase, whose amino-acid sequence is MRISAWLLCSFTLLSAGVDATPPKDVLQRQRILFFNHDDRDTVPNTAQWPWQAIGQVETASGNLCTATLISAHLALTAGHCVLAPPGVADKPVALRFHATPSGWKYETHKLEAIVNKRLAKQLKADGDGWIVPPSAAPLDYALIRLEKTPPGIVPLPLWQGTAQDLKSALKQEDRKVTQAGYPEDHPDTLYRHQDCLITGWKNQAVLTHRCDTLPGDSGSPLILKTADSWALVAIQSSAPDASERDRADNQAVAVPAIRQSLNALSQRPAP
- the hrpA gene encoding ATP-dependent RNA helicase HrpA — translated: MKSQLTAFYPHINALMLRDQQRLRRRVQGALKVKNPEAQAAIAREIEADVATARQRVENRRASLQAIRYPDALPVSQKKDAIMKAIRDHQVVIVAGETGSGKTTQLPKMCLELGRGVTGLIGHTQPRRLAARTVADRIAAELDIPLGGTVGYKVRFNDQVGDNTLIKLMTDGILLAEIQQDRLLMQYDTIIIDEAHERSLNIDFILGYLRQLLPKRPDLKVIITSATIDPQRFSRHFDNAPIVEVSGRTFPVDVRYRPVVEEAEDSDRDQLQAIFDAVDELSHEGPGDILIFLSGEREIRDTADALTRRDLPNTEILPLYARLSHQEQNRVFQSHHGRRIVLSTNVAETSLTVPGIRYVIDPGTARISRYSYRTKVQRLPIEAISQASANQRKGRCGRVAAGVCIRLYSEQDFLSRPAFTDPEILRTNLASVILQMTSLGLGDIAAFPFVEAPDSRHIQDGVRLLEELGAIQTAENGHYRLSPLGRQLAQLPIDPRLARMVLEAQKTRCVREVMIVTAALSIQDPRERPLDKKQASDEKHRRFADKESDFMAFVNLWNYLQEQQKALSSSQFRRQCRTDFLNYLRVREWQDIYTQLRQAVKTLGLPVNSEPADYRSLHCALLTGLLSHIGQKDVEKPEFSGARNMRFSIFPASGLFKKPPKWTMVAELVETSRLWGRIAARIEPEWVEPLAQHLIKRSYSDPHWEKAQGAVIAQEKVTLYGLPIVAARKVNYGAIDPVVSRELFIRHALVEGDWRTRHAFFRANLKLMAEVEDLENKSRRRDILVDDETLFAFYDRRIPHDVVSSRHFDAWWKKAETDNPDLLNFEKTMLIKEGAGSISALDYPNFWQQGNLKLRLSYQFEPGADADGVTVHIPLPILNQVQDEGFEWQIPGVRRDLVIALIKSLPKPIRRSFVPAPNYAEAFLARAKPLERGLLDALERELRLMTGVTIPREEWHWEQVPEHLQITFRVIDEKNRPLREGKSLSALKEQLKEKVQETLSAVADDGIEQSDLHIWSFGDLPTRYEQKRGGYAVKAYPALVDEKNSVAIRLFDTPHQQQETMWKGLRRLLLLNIPSPIKYLHEKLPNKAKLGLYFNPYGKVLDLIDDCIACGVDKLIAEAGGPVWTEEGYQRLHDKVRAELNDTVVDIASQVEKILTVVFAINKRLKGRVDMAMALGLSDIKSQMSGLVFRGFVTESGWQRLPDVLRYLNAIERRLDKLAQDVHRDRAQMLKVEQVRQAWQQWLNKLPPDRQEEEEVKAIRWMIEELRVSYFAQQLGTPYPISDKRVLQAMAQVAE
- a CDS encoding EcsC family protein; translated protein: MTLIEHPDDLRALQQAVRLLEAPALTLQIADVIGKPLTWSLARLPQSLQRKIQQSVRAALHKAVDAALYTLEDNPHHAPSQGLHRIAAATSGAVSGFFGIAGLLVELPISTAIMMRAVADIARSEGFSLADEDVKGACVEVFALGGRDKTLDPTDSGYYASRAILTDITRHASRELMALVSKKGSTRTVSSRHAASILAKVIDAVAARFGVTLTQKMAAQIIPVIGAASGATINTLFTRHYQNMAKGHFTVKRLELKYGEEEVKTAYQSMKNRTLSQPNA
- the asr gene encoding acid resistance repetitive basic protein Asr; the protein is MNKVLVMIAGATLGLSSVAFAADTTTAPAANAPTTTTTTQTKADHAKKHVKKQAKKETEQKAQATKKAAKKKAVAPAQKAQAAKKKHMKKPAAQKAQAAKKHVKKAKKAVATPAA
- the rstB gene encoding two-component system sensor histidine kinase RstB; translation: MKKLFIQFFLLLFASFLVMTLLVGLVYKVTAERAGRQSMDDLMKSSLYLIRNELRTLPPREWHKTISQLDLNLSFKMHIEPMNKYKLGTKAQQRLTQGEIIALDDEYTFIQRIPRSHYVLAVGPIPYLFFLHEMRMLNLLMLVIIGLSLALPVFLWMRPHWKAMLQLETAAQRLGDGHLEERTHFDDTSSLFRLGVAFNLMADNLNQLIASKKQLIDNIAHELRTPLVRLRYRLAMSENLPEDEQEAIHRDIGQLESLIDELLTYARLDRPQVTLHLEEIDLPAWLEQRMADFRLVHADKRLELNAPRHQHFGYVDLRLMERVLNNLVNNALRFCQQSIRVGLTLDRGVACLQIEDDGPGIAPQDRESIFEPFVRLEAGIQNSGGGCGMGLTIVHAIVRAYGGTIRAEPSALGGAKMTFRWPIVTSAAADSLTANGVQTVTRGNQTLTDR
- the rstA gene encoding two-component system response regulator RstA, whose protein sequence is MYKIVFAEDDPEVGKLIAAYLGKHDIDVHIEPRGDTALAIIAQKKPDLVLLDIMLPGKDGMTLCRELRPCFSGPIVLLTSLDSDMNHILALEMGADDYILKTTPPAVLLARLRLHFRQYATSPQPTRETNAPVQVHKSLNFGLLCIDPVNRQVLLAGQDIPLSTADFDLLWQLATHAGQIMDRDALLKNLRGVSYDGMDRSIDVAISRLRKKLYDTAPEAVRIKTIRNKGYLFAPNAWETHAP